A portion of the Halobacillus ihumii genome contains these proteins:
- a CDS encoding Cof-type HAD-IIB family hydrolase — MGKIAFFDIDGTLLNHKKELPESTVKAVKDLQKQGVYCAIATGRAPFMYKELRETLGINSYVSFNGQYVVFEGKPVYKNPLSKDHLEKLYMDAEENNHPMVFMNQDEMKASDREQMYIKESLATLHFDYPAIDATFYNNSEIYQSLLFCEGDELNYYESKYDAFDFIRWHPYSCDVLPKGGSKAEGIKQLIDAAGLKIEDTYAFGDGLNDIEMIREVGTGVAMGNAVDETKAVSDHITADVDDDGLVKAIYDINLLSK, encoded by the coding sequence ATCATAAGAAAGAGCTGCCGGAGAGTACAGTTAAAGCAGTAAAGGATTTACAAAAACAAGGAGTGTACTGTGCGATTGCGACGGGGCGGGCCCCGTTCATGTATAAAGAATTGAGGGAAACCCTCGGCATAAATTCTTATGTTAGCTTTAATGGACAGTATGTGGTATTTGAAGGTAAACCAGTTTATAAAAATCCATTGTCGAAAGACCACTTAGAAAAACTCTACATGGATGCGGAAGAAAATAACCATCCGATGGTGTTTATGAATCAGGATGAAATGAAAGCATCTGATCGTGAACAAATGTACATTAAAGAAAGTCTTGCCACGTTACACTTTGACTATCCAGCAATTGATGCGACCTTTTACAATAATTCAGAGATTTATCAGTCGCTGTTGTTCTGTGAAGGGGACGAGTTAAATTACTATGAATCAAAATATGATGCTTTTGACTTTATACGCTGGCATCCTTATTCTTGTGATGTTCTGCCTAAAGGTGGCTCAAAAGCAGAAGGGATTAAGCAGTTAATTGACGCTGCCGGTCTTAAGATTGAGGATACGTATGCCTTTGGTGATGGATTAAATGATATTGAAATGATTCGTGAGGTGGGAACTGGCGTGGCGATGGGCAATGCCGTGGATGAAACAAAAGCTGTTAGTGATCATATCACTGCAGATGTTGACGATGATGGACTTGTAAAAGCGATCTATGATATCAACTTGTTATCTAAATAA
- the def gene encoding peptide deformylase, whose translation MITMDDIIREGHPALRKETEEVEIPPNEEDKRILGDMLEYLKNSQDEQVCERYGLRPGVGLAAPQINVNKRMLAVHFTDLNDKFFSYGLFNPRIISHSVERTYLSSGEGCLSVDREVPGYVPRYRRITVKAVDLEGNEVKLRLKDYAAIVFQHEIDHLHGIMFYDHIDQDQPFKEPENAKPADA comes from the coding sequence ATGATTACAATGGACGATATTATACGCGAGGGGCACCCCGCTCTTAGAAAAGAAACCGAAGAAGTAGAAATTCCGCCAAATGAAGAAGACAAGCGAATTCTTGGAGATATGCTGGAGTACTTAAAAAATAGTCAGGATGAACAGGTTTGTGAACGCTACGGTCTGCGTCCGGGCGTCGGGCTGGCCGCCCCGCAAATTAATGTGAATAAACGGATGCTTGCGGTTCATTTCACAGATTTAAATGATAAGTTTTTCAGTTACGGTTTATTTAATCCGCGCATTATCAGTCACTCTGTGGAGCGCACCTACCTTTCTTCTGGAGAAGGCTGTTTATCTGTGGACCGAGAAGTTCCCGGCTATGTTCCAAGATATCGAAGAATTACGGTAAAAGCCGTTGATTTGGAAGGTAATGAAGTCAAGCTGCGCCTGAAAGATTATGCTGCAATTGTTTTTCAGCATGAAATTGATCACCTTCATGGCATCATGTTTTACGATCACATTGATCAGGATCAACCGTTTAAAGAACCTGAAAATGCCAAACCGGCTGATGCATAA
- a CDS encoding YkyA family protein, translating to MRFTKVVSLLAATIFILSACSGQSAQEKIYEHLEKAVSLEDEFRKQQEPLKKLEEQEQELYNQIIDLSMDEFDQIKKLSKEAAALVEEREEKLKLEKESIDAAKEEFDKIKPLIEDLDEEQAEAKKIADQLVDTMNKRYNAYQNLYEAYQKALDLDKKLYEMLQQKDLTQEELQQQVKSINESYSAVIEANEQFNTYTKEYNELKKQFYEAVGLDVTYEDSAESESKDNKNKSEEAE from the coding sequence GTGCGTTTCACTAAGGTTGTCTCGTTGCTAGCGGCAACGATTTTTATTTTGTCTGCGTGTTCTGGCCAATCGGCTCAGGAAAAAATATACGAGCATTTAGAAAAAGCAGTATCGCTAGAGGATGAGTTTCGGAAACAGCAAGAACCGCTAAAGAAATTAGAGGAACAAGAACAGGAATTATACAATCAAATCATTGACTTAAGCATGGACGAGTTCGATCAAATAAAAAAATTGTCTAAGGAAGCGGCAGCACTGGTTGAAGAGCGAGAAGAAAAACTGAAGCTTGAGAAAGAAAGCATTGACGCTGCCAAAGAGGAATTTGATAAGATTAAACCTTTGATTGAGGATCTGGACGAAGAGCAAGCTGAAGCTAAAAAAATAGCAGACCAGCTTGTAGATACGATGAATAAACGATATAACGCTTATCAGAATTTGTACGAGGCCTATCAGAAGGCGCTCGATTTAGATAAGAAATTGTATGAAATGCTTCAGCAGAAGGATTTAACGCAGGAAGAACTGCAGCAGCAAGTTAAAAGTATTAATGAAAGTTACAGCGCTGTAATCGAAGCCAACGAACAGTTCAATACCTATACAAAAGAGTATAATGAACTTAAGAAACAATTTTATGAAGCGGTTGGACTTGATGTCACTTATGAGGATTCCGCTGAAAGTGAATCAAAAGATAATAAAAATAAGTCAGAAGAAGCAGAATAG